One genomic region from Deltaproteobacteria bacterium encodes:
- a CDS encoding MFS transporter encodes MNHRDTLPPLTQFYAAYLISNLGNFAARLTLAVIVYSLTGNPVSLAASFIVTKLPTLLFGNAIAVLVRHLPAKAVLIVSDALALLLFITLAFSYRAIGTTGTILVFGCGYVLTGCFDAAKADVVATLCPDRARLNRAAATLAEILYVALACGPLLAGILIERGGIQSALLFNAATYAGSLVLIAPLRMASRPAPWREALRRATRWRSAFGFTENLATIRRTPLLSQCSLFYLARSVTYGLFNALVPVVALHQLRMQGAGLGTFSFIACIGAVVGARIYKSWVQLRVPAEGAGQLWYLGLASCGEAVALAWCIGATQPAVWYAAGFCFSVPMLLIEARIDFLYLHLAPPQTKGAMQACQQFIKALGFTGGTGIAILVTAHMATWVLPWLMLPGILLPLLAFAGTPRPESNTNSASNR; translated from the coding sequence ATGAACCACCGTGACACCCTCCCGCCATTGACCCAATTTTACGCGGCCTATCTGATCTCCAATCTCGGCAACTTCGCCGCGCGACTGACATTGGCCGTCATCGTGTACTCACTCACTGGCAACCCCGTCTCGCTGGCGGCCAGTTTCATCGTGACGAAACTCCCCACGCTCCTGTTCGGCAATGCGATCGCGGTCCTGGTCCGACACCTGCCGGCTAAAGCAGTGTTGATCGTCTCCGACGCGCTCGCGCTGCTGCTGTTCATCACTCTCGCGTTTTCCTATCGCGCAATCGGTACGACCGGGACGATCCTCGTGTTTGGGTGTGGGTACGTGTTGACTGGATGCTTCGACGCCGCGAAGGCCGATGTCGTCGCCACGCTGTGTCCAGACCGCGCACGCTTGAATCGTGCCGCAGCGACGCTCGCAGAGATCCTTTATGTGGCGCTGGCCTGCGGCCCACTGCTTGCGGGGATCCTGATCGAGCGTGGAGGCATTCAAAGCGCGTTGTTGTTCAACGCGGCCACGTATGCGGGCTCGCTGGTATTGATCGCCCCGTTGCGGATGGCGTCGCGGCCGGCGCCGTGGCGCGAGGCCCTACGCCGTGCCACGCGGTGGCGCAGCGCTTTTGGTTTTACAGAAAATCTCGCCACGATCCGTCGAACACCGCTCCTCTCCCAATGCTCGCTTTTCTATCTCGCCCGTTCCGTGACCTATGGCCTGTTTAACGCGCTCGTGCCGGTCGTGGCACTTCACCAGTTACGCATGCAAGGAGCAGGATTGGGCACGTTTTCGTTCATCGCCTGCATCGGCGCGGTCGTCGGAGCGCGCATCTATAAGTCCTGGGTCCAGCTGCGGGTCCCCGCCGAGGGAGCTGGCCAACTCTGGTATCTGGGCCTCGCATCCTGCGGCGAAGCCGTGGCGCTGGCATGGTGCATCGGCGCCACGCAGCCCGCCGTGTGGTACGCGGCGGGATTTTGCTTCAGTGTCCCGATGCTGTTGATCGAGGCACGTATCGACTTTCTCTACCTCCACCTCGCCCCACCACAGACCAAGGGCGCCATGCAGGCCTGCCAACAGTTCATCAAAGCCCTCGGTTTCACTGGTGGCACTGGCATCGCCATTTTGGTCACGGCCCACATGGCAACATGGGTCCTGCCGTGGCTCATGCTCCCCGGCATTTTGCTGCCGCTGCTGGCGTTTGC
- a CDS encoding VOC family protein: protein MHCDHVYSFSSANDLEATLRHFERAGFLRCDHRSHHPKGMLTGFVHLTGTYLEFITIEDEAAFLRDADAAEHWLRRHPRPYGIGLHTYNIEETHRHLQTVVPRTPPIVRRRRPEQPDGPVTWAFAEFPAAHVPGCELCAIEYLTRPRTPNTLIMGPNTIFAISGFVFCTDTPADRIAVWARTLAAVLPQCEQKQHTLSFGFQQFRWITPQEFEQWFDARWIPADSRYGELCAVQVRAADLRTAAAALQDGGFAVRHRTAPPRLYVGPDPDTGYAFVVEPGAPNVLLTVLNQNAVQVVR, encoded by the coding sequence ATGCATTGCGATCATGTCTATTCCTTCAGCTCCGCCAATGATCTCGAGGCGACACTGCGCCATTTTGAGCGCGCCGGGTTTCTGCGCTGTGACCACCGGTCGCATCACCCGAAAGGCATGCTGACCGGCTTCGTCCACCTTACCGGCACGTATCTGGAATTTATTACGATCGAGGACGAAGCCGCGTTTCTCCGGGATGCCGATGCCGCAGAACATTGGTTACGCCGTCATCCGCGCCCCTATGGTATCGGACTCCACACGTATAACATTGAGGAGACTCACCGCCACCTCCAAACCGTTGTCCCGCGAACGCCGCCGATCGTGCGGCGGAGGCGTCCGGAGCAACCGGATGGTCCGGTGACGTGGGCCTTTGCGGAATTCCCTGCCGCCCACGTCCCAGGCTGTGAATTGTGTGCGATCGAATATCTGACCCGACCGCGCACACCGAACACGCTGATCATGGGACCCAACACGATTTTTGCGATCAGTGGATTCGTGTTTTGTACCGACACTCCAGCAGACCGCATCGCAGTCTGGGCGCGCACCTTGGCAGCCGTCTTGCCGCAGTGCGAACAGAAACAGCATACGCTTTCATTTGGCTTTCAGCAGTTCCGTTGGATAACACCGCAGGAGTTCGAGCAGTGGTTCGACGCACGATGGATCCCTGCCGACAGTCGCTATGGGGAACTCTGCGCCGTGCAAGTGCGCGCTGCGGATCTCCGCACCGCCGCTGCCGCATTGCAAGACGGCGGGTTTGCCGTCCGTCACAGGACCGCACCGCCACGACTCTACGTCGGACCGGATCCGGACACCGGCTATGCCTTCGTCGTGGAACCCGGCGCTCCCAACGTGCTGCTCACGGTATTGAATCAGAACGCCGTGCAGGTCGTGCGATGA